From Candidatus Neomarinimicrobiota bacterium, the proteins below share one genomic window:
- a CDS encoding M18 family aminopeptidase: protein MKTSKKKNLNLIQFLNASPTASHAVNALKTMAEQKGYREIQENEHWSLEPGEGFYLVREDTGFIAGLLGKKTAGNQRWNIAAAHTDSPGFRLKPNAVHVKQGAVLLGAEVYGGPLLASWTDRDLSLAGRILVRESTGKIVTRLWQCPRPVLRIPQAAIHLNRQVNDEGLKLNKQTQLVPLFRMDNPEQPFDQEAFIRWLGREIGADARSIVDYQLELYDTQPAALGGPEEEFLLSGRIDNLTMCYAAIQALPDVGTVPDYNALTVCFDHEETGSKTLKGGDSFFLGSVMERVGLSQGMDRESFLRSLSESVLFSADGVHATHPNYAELHEPVHPVYMNRGPALKVNAQNRYATSLYTSALFREIARDAGVPVQTYVHRSDLPCGSTIGPLVSAQLGLKTLDAGIGMLSMHSVREMAGIEDIHGITTILSKFLVYDG, encoded by the coding sequence ATGAAAACTTCAAAAAAGAAAAACTTAAACCTCATACAGTTTCTGAATGCATCTCCCACGGCTTCACATGCCGTCAATGCATTGAAAACCATGGCAGAGCAAAAAGGGTACCGGGAAATACAGGAAAATGAGCACTGGTCCTTGGAACCTGGAGAAGGCTTTTATCTGGTTCGTGAAGATACAGGGTTTATTGCAGGTTTATTGGGGAAAAAAACGGCTGGAAATCAACGATGGAACATTGCTGCCGCTCATACGGATTCCCCAGGGTTCAGACTCAAGCCCAATGCGGTACATGTCAAACAGGGAGCTGTTCTTTTGGGTGCAGAGGTCTACGGTGGTCCCTTATTGGCAAGCTGGACTGACCGGGATTTATCCCTGGCAGGCAGGATTCTTGTAAGGGAGTCAACCGGCAAAATTGTCACCCGTTTATGGCAGTGTCCACGACCGGTGCTCCGCATTCCCCAGGCGGCCATTCACCTGAACCGCCAGGTAAATGATGAGGGACTGAAGCTGAATAAACAAACCCAACTTGTCCCCTTATTCAGAATGGATAATCCGGAACAACCATTTGATCAAGAGGCATTTATCCGCTGGCTTGGCCGTGAAATCGGGGCTGATGCCCGGTCAATTGTGGACTATCAGCTTGAATTATATGATACACAACCTGCAGCGCTGGGTGGACCGGAGGAAGAATTTCTGTTATCCGGGAGGATTGACAATCTGACCATGTGTTATGCAGCCATTCAGGCACTTCCGGATGTAGGGACAGTTCCTGATTACAATGCTCTTACCGTTTGTTTTGATCATGAAGAAACAGGTTCCAAAACACTCAAGGGCGGGGATTCCTTTTTCCTGGGATCCGTCATGGAACGGGTCGGGCTGAGTCAGGGCATGGACCGTGAATCCTTTCTACGCAGTCTTTCAGAATCTGTTCTCTTTTCCGCCGACGGTGTGCATGCCACTCATCCCAATTATGCTGAACTGCATGAACCGGTTCATCCGGTGTACATGAACCGGGGTCCGGCATTAAAGGTGAATGCCCAGAACCGTTATGCCACATCATTGTATACATCGGCTCTTTTCAGGGAAATTGCCCGGGATGCCGGTGTGCCGGTTCAAACCTATGTCCACCGGTCCGACCTCCCCTGCGGCTCTACCATCGGGCCTCTCGTCTCTGCACAACTGGGTTTGAAAACCCTGGATGCCGGTATCGGGATGCTATCCATGCATTCTGTCCGCGAAATGGCCGGTATCGAAGATATCCACGGCATCACGACAATCTTGTCAAAGTTCTTGGTTTACGACGGATAA
- a CDS encoding protein-disulfide reductase DsbD, which yields MKRMLHRLFLLLFMASLLFAAVPEELVRLQKYEVISGKEDEKAFIALHFVIEQGWHINSHDPLDEYSIPARITLNDNPYFSVERVQYPEPHLVDLESLGGKSSVYDGTVIIGVYLNQEQPLPASTTLNGTLSYQGCDNEVCLIPMETGFSISVEKESLVKTTPDETEKPLQSQTMKNPPVKDIKPVQNTEEKIPEIESVVTEGDFQAPVEENPLGSRNFFWVLILVFLGGLALNLTPCVYPLIPVTISYFGSQKAKGNVLILALLYVLGMAITYSVLGTAAALSGSLFGSLMTSPLVLILLALLMLALSLSMFGLYEFRLPYALTQLGGGSRSGYAGSLMMGLTMGIVAAPCIGPFVISLLTYVAASGSALTGFLLFFTMSLGLGIPYIFLAMFSAKLDALPRSGEWLNGVRIFFGLVLVGMAIWFIHPLLNPPFSRVLLPGYLILAGFYFAVFNRAGESSAGFRRIKWILSMAAVIAGTWMIKPETGPQTILDWQSYSNVVLQKADEEDRYVMIDFYSDSCVPCKELDAITFRDPEVVDMLKSFTVIKVDLTRGGEDLIDMYDIKGFPTVVFLDPDGREIRNARLLGFEKPRDFLNRLTQLKNQK from the coding sequence ATGAAAAGGATGTTGCACAGATTATTTTTGCTTCTGTTCATGGCTTCACTGTTGTTCGCAGCTGTTCCGGAGGAACTTGTCCGCCTGCAGAAATATGAGGTCATTTCGGGAAAGGAAGATGAAAAAGCCTTTATCGCGCTTCATTTTGTGATCGAACAGGGCTGGCATATCAACAGCCATGATCCATTGGATGAATATTCCATCCCGGCCCGTATTACCCTGAATGATAATCCATATTTTTCTGTGGAAAGAGTGCAATATCCTGAACCCCATCTGGTTGACCTTGAGTCCCTGGGAGGAAAAAGCTCAGTGTATGATGGAACAGTCATCATTGGCGTGTACCTCAACCAAGAACAGCCTTTACCTGCAAGCACTACCCTGAACGGAACCCTCTCCTACCAGGGTTGTGATAATGAGGTGTGCCTTATCCCTATGGAAACGGGGTTTTCTATCTCAGTTGAGAAAGAAAGCCTGGTAAAAACAACTCCGGATGAGACAGAGAAGCCACTTCAATCCCAGACGATGAAAAACCCCCCTGTCAAAGATATTAAACCTGTACAAAACACTGAAGAAAAGATCCCTGAAATAGAATCAGTTGTCACAGAGGGGGATTTTCAGGCTCCTGTAGAGGAGAATCCCCTTGGATCCCGGAATTTCTTTTGGGTATTGATTCTGGTATTTTTGGGGGGATTGGCATTGAACCTGACTCCATGCGTATATCCCCTTATACCTGTGACAATCAGTTATTTTGGGTCCCAGAAAGCAAAAGGCAACGTCCTGATACTGGCGCTGCTTTATGTGCTGGGTATGGCTATCACATACTCGGTTCTGGGAACTGCAGCGGCTCTGTCCGGAAGTCTCTTCGGCTCCCTGATGACCAGCCCCCTGGTCCTGATCCTGCTGGCACTGCTGATGCTGGCCCTTTCATTGAGCATGTTCGGCCTTTATGAATTCCGGCTGCCCTATGCCCTGACCCAGCTAGGTGGTGGAAGCAGGTCCGGTTATGCCGGTTCTCTGATGATGGGACTCACGATGGGCATCGTGGCAGCTCCCTGTATCGGTCCTTTTGTGATTAGTCTGCTGACCTATGTGGCAGCCTCTGGGAGCGCTCTAACCGGATTTCTCCTCTTTTTTACCATGTCTCTTGGACTGGGGATTCCTTATATCTTCCTGGCCATGTTTTCCGCTAAACTGGATGCCCTCCCCCGGTCCGGAGAGTGGCTGAACGGCGTGCGCATCTTTTTTGGACTGGTTCTGGTCGGGATGGCAATCTGGTTTATTCATCCCCTTTTGAATCCGCCTTTTTCCAGGGTTCTGCTACCTGGATACCTGATTCTGGCCGGTTTTTACTTTGCTGTTTTTAACCGCGCCGGCGAATCATCTGCCGGTTTCCGGAGAATCAAATGGATCCTCAGTATGGCCGCTGTAATTGCCGGAACCTGGATGATTAAACCGGAAACAGGTCCACAAACCATACTGGATTGGCAATCCTATTCAAACGTTGTTCTCCAGAAGGCTGATGAAGAAGACCGCTATGTAATGATTGACTTTTATTCCGACAGCTGCGTGCCCTGTAAAGAGCTGGATGCCATCACGTTTCGTGATCCGGAAGTTGTTGATATGTTAAAGAGCTTTACCGTCATCAAAGTGGACCTGACACGTGGTGGTGAAGATCTTATTGATATGTATGATATTAAGGGTTTTCCCACGGTAGTGTTCCTGGATCCTGACGGGCGGGAAATTCGAAATGCACGACTTCTGGGTTTTGAAAAGCCCCGCGATTTCCTGAATCGCCTGACACAACTGAAAAATCAAAAATAA